The following coding sequences lie in one Apium graveolens cultivar Ventura chromosome 3, ASM990537v1, whole genome shotgun sequence genomic window:
- the LOC141714434 gene encoding uncharacterized protein LOC141714434, with protein MIEKTLSTFHPNTMILAQQYRERNFQKYGELISLLLVAEKNNELLLKNHQIRPTGSAQLPEVHNTPFLKNERGKRHRGGRGYGRNRGRGNFLGWFHNQYHSGHLKWQRDDYNSGHQKWQREVPNKRKAPQEGENRGICHRCRSGGHWQRTCRTPKHLVDLYESSKRNNEREWKPTSLIII; from the coding sequence ATGATTGAAAAGACCCTCTCAACCTTTCACCCCAACACTATGATCCTGGCTCAACAATATAGGGAGCGTAATTTTCAGAAATATGGCGAGCTGATATCTCTCCTTCTTGTGGCTGAAAAAAATAATGAGTTGCTATTAAAAAATCATCAGATACGTCCCACAGGCTCTGCCCAGTTACCTGAAGTACATAACACGCCATTCCTGAAGAATGAACGTGGGAAAAGGCATAGAGGAGGACGGGGTTATGGACGAAACCGTGGACGTGGAAATTTTCTTGGTTGGTTTCACAATCAATATCATTCTGGCCACCTGAAGTGGCAACGTGATGATTACAACTCTGGCCACCAGAAATGGCAACGTGAAGTTCCAAATAAAAGAAAGGCACCCCAAGAAGGAGAGAACCGAGGCATCTGTCATAGGTGCAGATCTGGGGGGCACTGGCAACGTACTTGTCGCACACCCAAACATCTTGTTGATCTCTACGAGTCATCCAAAAGGAATAATGAAAGAGAGTGGAAACCAACTTCGCTAATTATAATCTAG
- the LOC141714435 gene encoding uncharacterized protein LOC141714435, with the protein MSVIYFKFYATNNDVEYKALINGLKLALEVRAVNLIVRSDSELVVNQVNGGFQARGPRAELYMRCVQRLLKKISNARLESVPREENSNADALAKMGSQIDSVQLRQIPLGIQEIPSIPEVEVFQMQEIPQESWMTPIHNYIQTRVVPEDKLQARRLRYQAAKYVEYDGRFANYSNAPASTITSLASPWPFSIWGIDLIGELPKAKGGVKYAVVAVDYFTKWAEAMPLATITTKKIRDFVFNSIIKKDFAAVYHPQSNGQTEAINKIIKHTLKEKLEEKKGDWPEEMPMVLWSYNTTPRSTTGETPFLLTYGYEAMVPVEVGSGYLRRDVFIEKDAEVNQRLHLDLLDEARTNSQLKLAAYQQRVARYFNKRLKSVPFKVGERHMS; encoded by the exons ATGAGTGTTATCTATTTCAAGTTCTATGCTACTAACAATGATGTTGAGTATAAAGCCTTGATCAACGGTTTGAAATTAGCTCTGGAGGTAAGGGCCGTGAATCTGATAGTTCGGAGCGATTCTGAATTAGTTGTGAACCAGGTCAACGGAGGTTTCCAAGCCCGGGGACCACGAGCAGAGCTATATATGAGATGTGTGCAACGCCTACTGAAAAAAATTTCAAATGCCAGGCTAGAAAGCGTTCCGCGAGAAGAAAATAGTAATGCGGATGCTTTGGCCAAGATGGGGTCACAGATAGACAGTGTTCAACTTAGACAAATCCCTTTGGGAATCCAAGAAATCCCAAGTATTCCAGAGGTGGAGGTGTTTCAAATGCAAGAAATCCCACAAGAAAGTTGGATGACCCCCATTCATAACTATATTCAGACAAGAGTTGTACCAGAAGACAAACTACAGGCTCGACGCCTTCGTTACCAGGCCGCAAAGTATGTCGAATATGACGGG CGATTCGCCAACTATTCCAATGCCCCGGCATCTACCATTACCTCATTGGCGAGTCCCTGGCCTTTTTCCATATGGGGAATTGATCTCATTGGAGAGTTGCCCAAAGCAAAGGGGGGTGTGAAATACGCCGTGGTGGCTGTGGACTACTTCACCAAATGGGCAGAGGCTATGCCACTAGCCACGATCACGACAAAGAAGATAAGGGATTTTGTGTTCAATTCCATA ATTAAAAAGGACTTCGCCGCAGTTTATCATCCGCAGAGTAATGGTCAGACAGAAgccataaacaaaatcataaaacaCACCTTGAAGGAAAAGTTAGAAGAGAAAAAAGGAGATTGGCCAGAAGAGATGCCCATGGTCCTTTGGTCTTACAATACGACCCCTAGATCGACCACAGGAGAAACCCCCTTTCTGCTGACTTATGGGTATGAGGCCATGGTTCCCGTGGAGGTAGGATCGGGATACCTACGGAGAGACGTGTTTATCGAGAAAGATGCAGAAGTTAACCAGAGGCTCCACTTGGATCTATTAGACGAAGCCCGAACGAACTCTCAATTGAAGCTTGCTGCATATCAGCAGAGGGTCGCAAGGTATTTCAATAAAAGGTTAAAATCTGTACCGTTCAAGGTtggtgaaaggcatatgtcatag